The Desulfovibrio inopinatus DSM 10711 genomic interval TCCCATGCGTCGGGGACGCCATCATTGTCGGTGTCGTCGCAGTCACAAGTGGTGGTTGGTGTTGGGGGCGGTTCGGGGGCGTTGGTGATGAAGTCGTCGGGGTAGGTGTACGAAAAAGGCTCCCCATCTCCTACAAAAACAACGGTGAACTTTGAACTTGATCTTATTAGTTCACTCCAAATAAGGACCGTTTCTTGATTGCTAACCTCAAATAGGAGAGAGACAATATTCATATTTTCATCATAGAGTTGGATTGAAGAATCATATTCACTGCCAGCCGAAACGGTCCAAGAAAGATACGGGCATATTTCTTCTGTTTCTGTTTTTTGTACGCAGGTTGGATTCACATGCAGGTAGAAGTTGCCTTCTTCGTCCTTCCATAATTTGACGTACATTTCTTCTGTGCCAAATGGTGTGTTGTAATAAAATGTTTGGACCGCCTTCGCGTTCTCCGGCGGCTCAGGAAACGCCGCCCAGGCTCTCCCCGCCGCCAAGATATAACACATAACCACTGCCAGAACGCTTATCCTCTTCATGAATCCCTCCGGTTTTTATTCTGCTTGTCGCACAGAATGTATGCCGAAGAAATCAGGAAAATCTTGAGTTTTGATAATCCGGCTAGGCTTCGTTCTGTTTCTGGCTTTCGACAAAGGCTTTCAAAACAGCGTTGATGGCGGTCTGATAGCCTTTCTTTTTCTTTGTCCGAAACCACTGTAAAACGTCATGGTCGAGCCGGATTGTGACGCGCTCCCAATCGATTTGAGATGGGAGGTCGCGCAGTTCCTCTTCGGTATAGCGAACAATGGTTTGTCCGTTTTCTTTATATTTTGTCGGCATATTGGCATCCTGATATCATCGTGCGGGTTGGGACGTTACGCGAAGCTTGAGCGCCTTTGCGACTTTTACAATTGTCGAGAGGGTTGGGTTGGCTTCTCCGGACGGCTCTTTTTTGAGTCCTGCAGATTACCTGGGAGCCGGAAAAACTGCGCCATAGCATCGAATTCACGCGCTTGTCGCAGGAGGTAACGTCTTGGATGAAGCACGCTTTAATCGAGGTCGACAGTGGTGACGGTATGGGCTGACGTGCGAGCGTTAAACAGAGGCCTGCTGTTGTGGGGAAAAGACGGTCACGGTCCAGTTCTGTGGATGCGTTATGACCTTACGTTTTCTACCGCCAGCAAATTTTTTGTTGCTGGATTATTCTATTTTTCTGCGAGCATTGCCCTCGTTGATTTTTCTCCTGAAGAACAGACTCGAAATCCTTTCAACAAATAACCTCTCCTCGGCGAAGGCGTGTGCGGAGCTGCATTGCGGCATCGTCGAGTTTTTTGAGTTCGACGAGCTTTTTTTTCTCTTCACTGGTTGTGAGGATGACCTTATCGATTCCTCCGTTTCGAATGATAATTCTCTGGTCTGTACTGAGAGCAAGAAAAGGGTCGTGGGTCGCGATGAGAACGATTTTATTGTTATCAACAAAAAGATCGAGCGCTTTGCTTTTATCCACTCCGGCATTTTCTATTTCATCAATGAGAATAATGGGGGCCTGACTGAGCAGTGCGGTATCGGCAATCATGAGCGCTCGGCTTTGCCCGCCTGAGAGCTGTGTGATCGGAGTTGTTTTACTAAAAGGCTCTCCTGCTAATTCATTGGCCTTTTCAAAGATGGTTTCAACCAGCTCTCCAATATTCTCGACCAGTCTGCTTTCGGCATGCATGATGAGGAAATCTTGGACGGAGAGGTCCATAACAAAATTCATGTTTTGTGAGAGCTGTGCAATGAGCCGGCCTTCATTGGAGAAACGTGTGTCATAGGACGGTACTCGCTCATCGACCAGAATTTTTCTTTTTGTCGGGGTGTCTGCTTGAGCCAGGCATTCGATATCTTCCAAAAGTCTGCTTTTCCCTGAACCTGTTGGCCCGACAATGGCAGTAAGCTTTCCCTGGTTGAGTACCACTTCATGGGATTCAGGCTCACCCATTTTATTCAAACCGGGTAAAATTCGAATAGACTGGATTTGGTTGCCGACTGTTTCTTCAAGAGATTTCATTTCCTGAATAAAAAGAAAAAAATCTTCTGAGAAACGGGAGGGGCTCGAACCTATTTCAGAAAAAAATTCTTCACCTAAGGAAACACAGAGTGCATCAAGGGAACTTTCTTGCCATTTCGAACAATCAATTTCGTGGGAAGTAAAAAAATCCTCAGCCCAGGGAAACCGTTCAAGAAGTTCTTTTATCGTCAGTCCAGAAAATCTGTTCATTGTTATCCATTAAATTCCATGAGTCTTGAAATGCCGATTTGTTTATCCTCACCGATTGCTCTCTCGCCAAGGCAGTATGAACATAGTGCGCCGGGCATGGTGAAACGGAGACTCGCTCCTTTAAGAGAATCGATTGCCCCTGTCTCAGAAAAAGCTTCTTTGAGATAAAAGCTCCCTTGTCCTGTGACACCATTGAACTGAATAAGCCGTGCTCGCGGATTGACCTGACGGATTCTGAACGCAAAAACTTCGCGCTCTGCTTGGGAAACAATATCACCCTTGGTAATTACGACAATATCGGCCGACTTGAGCATGGGCCCAATCTTTTTGGGAGTATTGACGCCGCTCAAATTATCGACAACGCAAACCGCAAGAATGTTTTTGATATGGGGAGAGCAGCGGTTGCAGAGCCCTGCGCTTTCCGTGATGAGATAATCGAATTGTTCATTCTGAGCCCATGTGACAGCAGCCTCGATATTACTCACATAAAAGTGGTCAGGACAGAGATTGCCGGAAAGTCCGACTTTAACAGGAATCCCCTTTGTGTGGTAAACAAGCTGGTCTTGTGCAGAGAGACAATCAAACTTTACAACTCCACATTTCAAATCATTTCGTTGAAGCTCCTCTATGGTTTTTACAATGACACTGGTCTTCCCCGATGAAGGAGGCCCAGAGACCGTTATAAATCTCATACAAATCCCCCGGTTTTATGGAACTCTTTCATGAATATTTCTTCTATGCGCTTTTTCAGCTCACCAATGTCGTTCTGCTTCAAGAACTCCCAGCCAATCCAATACAGTTTTTCAATATGGGACGTCGTGTTGCGTACATCCGGATGTACCGAGGGGAAATATGCATCTGCGCACAACTGACCGAATTCGACGCTGCACAGGAAGTCTGTAATGTCCCGAACTCTCTCTTGAGCGCTTTTTTTGACGAGCATCTGCACAGGGCTGACAATTGCTCCTTCTTTGGGAATACGGATAGAGATACGGCCTTTATCTTTGATCTTTCGAGCAAAAAAGTATGGCATTATATAGAGTGGAGCAACATCACGCTTGCCACTGTCGATCATCTTGACCATCTCTGAGGGGTGGACACCTGTTCGTACCGAGCAAGCAAGATCTACAATACCCTCCATTCCAAAGAGAGCATAAAATGGAAGTAAAACACCATTGCAGAAGAATTCAGCCTGTCCCCGCATGACGACACTGTTTTGAAACTCAGGTTTTAAAATGTCTTTCCATGACTCAATACCAGGTTTTCCCTCAAGCAACTCATCAATGGAAACCAGAACCAGAAGGTTTGCCGAAAGCATGGTGAATTGATGTTCGGGATCCTCGTAACTGATTTTTTCAAAATCATCGTGAAGTGTGTCGGGATACAGGCTTACAAATCCTTTTTTTTCAAGAAAGCCTTGCTGAAAAGGTTTGTGATAAAAGCTGTTAATATCAGAGCTGATGATGACATCTGGAAGCTCATCAAACGACTCGATGGAGTCGATGTATTGATAGTATGAAAGCTCGTGATTTACATTGCCTTCAAGCAAGTACTTTAATGAATCGCTATGATTTTCATTATATTCTGAAGCAAAAACATCGAATGCTCTCGAAAAAGGCATTTTTAAACCACACGGCAACAGTGCGAGCAATGTTAAATTTTTCTGATACTCCGGATTTTCTGACAACGTAAAGTCACTACCCGTTTCATGCTTTTCTATGGTTTGGTTGAGGAGATCTATGAACACCTTTTTATTGATCTTCATCATCGACAAAGGGGTTTTCAACTTTAAAAGTGGTCCCAATTTTTCAAGGATTTCGGGTCGTTCAAATTTGCCGAGACCATGTTCTTTGAATAAATTGATAAGATAAGGATATGTCGTCAAGATTTCATAAACACTCATGTTCTCGTGTATTTTCGTGGATACATTGTCCATATCTTACTCCTGGAATTCGATTCAAATGGTTTAGCGTCTAGGGGGCACAGTGGTGCAAAGCTCGGCACTGTCTACACAATCATCAATATGAAAGCGCACGGTTTTGGGATCGTAGACTTGGTCTACGTGGCAGTCAAAATATTCTGAAGGAAAATCTTGTCGCGTTTTGAACAAAGCGATCTTCATAACTCTCGTCATCAAAGGACCAGAATCAGAAACTGAATGGTATAAGCATGTTGGTCCAACAATTTCAGAATTCCAGGGCGTACACTTGTTGCGCAAAGTCTCGTTTCAGAGATGCTTTTTGGTATATATATCCGCATGTATTAATATTCAACCGTGTTGCCACCCATCTCTTCCGAAGTTCCAGGATGCTGGGAGATTGAGAGGGCTTGAGTCTCAATCTGCGCAGAAATATCACCTCTTCAATTCCATTTTGTGCTTTCTGAGAATACGTTCAGTTGTTGTTTCGGCATCGCATTCCATCTCGTGTTATGCAATTGATTTTTCTATCGTTGTCGTCTTCGATATCTATCTGAGATTGTTCCCATTTTTCTCCTTTGCATTTATCTTTCATAAAAAAGAGATCTGAGAATTGGGGAAGCCTGTACATCGGGAGAGTGTTTTGGAGGGATGTATCATGTTTTATTGTTATTTCGTGTTTGCATGATAAATAATTGTTTTTTTATTGTGTCTGTATTTTTAAAGATTAATTTAGTTATTTCTTTATGTTACGCCTGGTTGATTTGTGATGTTCTAGAGGTATTCTGATTTTGTGGGTATTTCAAAGGCATATTGTGCTTGACTCATAGAAAGAAAAACATAAAAAGACCTATTAAAAATAGGTTGTATGGAGATTGAGTGCGTCTGCACTATGTTTTTTTGTGCGGTTAAAAAAGAGCATCGTAAGGAAGGTCGAAAAAGTGGACATATGGACAGGTACTTTCCTGTTTGGGGTTCGAAGTTGTTTAGATTCTTTTGAACGCAGCACTTCATGTGATGTTTATTGATAATCCGCACTGATTTGGCATTGATTACTCATTAAAATCAAAAAAAATAATTATATATTGCAATTCTACTGTTGAATATTGTTTTTTTGATGAAAATATTTTTTATAATAGTTTTATTATGATGGTATAATTGCGTTGTGCATGGTTGAAATGCTGATTTATTGTTATAGTAGTAAAATTGTTGTGAGAATTATTTAAAAAATGCAATATGTGTATGCGTTTTGTATTGTATTTCTATGGAAATTGCGGGCAATACTTGAGTAGAGTGGCAATTCCAAAAAGGAGGTATAGCTTCTTATAAGCAAGTGAGAAGACCTAATAACGCAACAATTCGTCAATGAGGGACATTGATTCGCCAAAAGAGGCGCTGATCTATTTGTCTGTTTGCTAGATAAGCGATCTTATTCATCACTGTGGCAAATCGTTATCAATGATGTTTTGCAATCGTATAGCAAGGAGTGCAACATGAGCGGTAATGAGTACATCGAAATATTGGGAGATAGCATTAGCAAGGGTGAGATTCCTCCGTATTTATATTGTTATCCTCCCAGGTCTTCTTATCGAGAGTTGAAATCACCTTTGACCTGGGACGAAATATGGGAGGAGGATAAAAAGAATTCTTTGACCGATGAACTGAATCTCTACATTCATGTGCCGTTTTGTCGGTATAAATGTGGATACTGCAACCTTTACACCGTGGTCTCTCGTGATCAAGATTTGTACGACGCATATATCGATGCTGTGGTGAAGCAACTCTTTCGATACGAGAAAGTGCTCCAGAGCAGGACGCTGCGTACGGTGTATTTTGGAGGTGGAACGCCAACGTTATTGTCCAGGCAAAACTTTCTTTCTCTTTTTACAGCCTTATCGACAATATATCCCAATTGGAGAAATAGTTCGTATGAGGTTTGCCTTGAAGCAACACCAGATTCTATTGCTGACGATCCGGACTTTTTAAATTTTCTTATCGACAACGGTGTGACCAGGGTCAATATGGGGGTGCAGT includes:
- a CDS encoding BrnA antitoxin family protein, producing the protein MPTKYKENGQTIVRYTEEELRDLPSQIDWERVTIRLDHDVLQWFRTKKKKGYQTAINAVLKAFVESQKQNEA
- a CDS encoding ATP-binding cassette domain-containing protein is translated as MNRFSGLTIKELLERFPWAEDFFTSHEIDCSKWQESSLDALCVSLGEEFFSEIGSSPSRFSEDFFLFIQEMKSLEETVGNQIQSIRILPGLNKMGEPESHEVVLNQGKLTAIVGPTGSGKSRLLEDIECLAQADTPTKRKILVDERVPSYDTRFSNEGRLIAQLSQNMNFVMDLSVQDFLIMHAESRLVENIGELVETIFEKANELAGEPFSKTTPITQLSGGQSRALMIADTALLSQAPIILIDEIENAGVDKSKALDLFVDNNKIVLIATHDPFLALSTDQRIIIRNGGIDKVILTTSEEKKKLVELKKLDDAAMQLRTRLRRGEVIC
- a CDS encoding GTP-binding protein gives rise to the protein MRFITVSGPPSSGKTSVIVKTIEELQRNDLKCGVVKFDCLSAQDQLVYHTKGIPVKVGLSGNLCPDHFYVSNIEAAVTWAQNEQFDYLITESAGLCNRCSPHIKNILAVCVVDNLSGVNTPKKIGPMLKSADIVVITKGDIVSQAEREVFAFRIRQVNPRARLIQFNGVTGQGSFYLKEAFSETGAIDSLKGASLRFTMPGALCSYCLGERAIGEDKQIGISRLMEFNG
- a CDS encoding ABC transporter substrate-binding protein codes for the protein MDNVSTKIHENMSVYEILTTYPYLINLFKEHGLGKFERPEILEKLGPLLKLKTPLSMMKINKKVFIDLLNQTIEKHETGSDFTLSENPEYQKNLTLLALLPCGLKMPFSRAFDVFASEYNENHSDSLKYLLEGNVNHELSYYQYIDSIESFDELPDVIISSDINSFYHKPFQQGFLEKKGFVSLYPDTLHDDFEKISYEDPEHQFTMLSANLLVLVSIDELLEGKPGIESWKDILKPEFQNSVVMRGQAEFFCNGVLLPFYALFGMEGIVDLACSVRTGVHPSEMVKMIDSGKRDVAPLYIMPYFFARKIKDKGRISIRIPKEGAIVSPVQMLVKKSAQERVRDITDFLCSVEFGQLCADAYFPSVHPDVRNTTSHIEKLYWIGWEFLKQNDIGELKKRIEEIFMKEFHKTGGFV